The Beijerinckiaceae bacterium genome has a window encoding:
- a CDS encoding 50S ribosomal protein L14, protein MIQMQTNLDVADNSGARRVMCIKVLGGSKRKYAGVGDIIVVSIKEAIPRGRVKKGDVMKAVVVRTAKDIKRADGSVIRFDSNAAVLINNQAEPIGTRIFGPVPRELRARNQMKIISLAPEVL, encoded by the coding sequence ATGATACAGATGCAAACCAACCTCGACGTCGCCGACAATTCAGGCGCGCGGCGCGTGATGTGCATCAAGGTGCTCGGCGGCTCGAAGCGGAAATATGCCGGCGTCGGCGATATTATCGTCGTTTCGATCAAGGAGGCGATTCCGCGCGGACGCGTCAAGAAGGGCGACGTCATGAAGGCGGTTGTCGTTCGCACCGCCAAGGACATCAAGCGCGCCGACGGTTCGGTGATCAGATTTGATTCCAATGCGGCGGTTTTGATCAACAATCAGGCGGAGCCGATCGGGACCCGCATCTTTGGTCCGGTTCCTCGCGAATTGCGCGCCCGGAATCAGATGAAGATTATCTCGCTTGCGCCCGAGGTGCTGTGA
- the fusA gene encoding elongation factor G — protein MARSHPIEDYRNFGIMAHIDAGKTTTTERILYYSGKSHKIGEVHDGAATMDWMEQEQERGITITSAATTTFWNGKRLNIIDTPGHVDFTIEVERSLRVLDGAVCVLDGNQGVEPQTETVWRQADKYHVPRVVFVNKMDKIGADFYRCVEEIRTKVGGRPVCIQLPIGSESDFKGIIDLVRMKAVVWEDEALGAKYADAEIPADLRAKAEEYRHILLESAVELDDDVMSAYLDGVEPNEETLKRLIRKAVRYISFIPVLCGSAFKNKGVQPLLDAVVDYLPSPIDREAIKGVDVDTGEEVLRLPRDEDPFSMLAFKIMDDPFVGTLTFARVYSGHIESGTTVLNSTKDKKERIGRMLLMHANNREDVKEAYSGDIVALAGLKDTRTGDTLSDLNKPVILERMEFPEPVIEIAIEPKSKADQEKLGVALAKLAAEDPSFRVSTDQESGQTILKGMGELHLDIKVDILRRTYKVDANIGAPQVAYRERLTRRVEKDYTHKKQTGGTGQFARVIIVFEPNELGAGNTFESKVVGGSVPKEFIPGVEKGINSVMGSGVLAGFPVVDVKATLIDGGFHDVDSSVLAFEIASRAAFREALREGGSVLLEPIMKVEVTTPEDYTGSVMGDLLGRRGQVQGQDMRGNAVVINAMVPLANMFGYVNQLRSFSQGRANYTMQFDHYEQVPAGEAGKIQAKYA, from the coding sequence ATGGCCCGCAGCCATCCGATTGAGGATTACCGGAACTTCGGCATCATGGCCCACATCGATGCGGGCAAGACGACGACGACCGAGCGGATTCTCTATTATTCCGGCAAATCGCATAAGATCGGCGAAGTGCATGACGGCGCTGCCACCATGGATTGGATGGAGCAGGAGCAGGAGCGTGGCATCACGATCACCTCCGCCGCCACCACGACATTTTGGAACGGCAAGCGCCTGAATATCATCGACACGCCCGGTCACGTCGATTTCACGATCGAGGTCGAGCGCTCGCTTAGGGTGCTGGATGGCGCGGTATGCGTGCTCGACGGCAACCAGGGCGTCGAGCCGCAGACTGAAACCGTATGGCGTCAGGCCGACAAATATCACGTTCCCCGCGTCGTTTTCGTCAACAAGATGGACAAGATCGGCGCCGATTTTTATCGCTGCGTCGAGGAGATCCGCACCAAGGTCGGCGGGCGCCCCGTATGCATCCAGCTGCCGATCGGCTCTGAGTCCGATTTCAAGGGCATCATCGATCTCGTCCGCATGAAAGCGGTGGTCTGGGAAGATGAGGCGCTCGGTGCCAAATATGCCGACGCCGAAATTCCCGCCGACCTCAGGGCAAAAGCGGAGGAATATCGCCATATCCTGCTTGAATCGGCGGTCGAGCTCGATGACGACGTCATGTCCGCCTATCTCGATGGCGTCGAGCCCAACGAGGAGACCCTGAAGCGGCTGATCCGCAAGGCGGTCCGCTACATCTCCTTCATTCCGGTTCTGTGCGGCTCCGCCTTCAAGAACAAGGGCGTGCAGCCCCTGCTCGACGCCGTCGTCGACTATCTGCCTTCGCCCATCGATCGCGAGGCGATCAAGGGAGTCGACGTCGACACCGGCGAGGAAGTGCTGCGGCTGCCCCGCGACGAAGACCCCTTCTCCATGCTCGCCTTCAAGATCATGGACGATCCTTTCGTCGGCACGCTGACCTTCGCGCGCGTCTATTCGGGTCACATCGAATCCGGCACGACCGTATTGAACTCGACCAAGGACAAGAAAGAGCGCATCGGCCGCATGCTGCTGATGCACGCCAACAACCGCGAGGACGTTAAGGAAGCCTATTCGGGCGACATCGTCGCTCTCGCCGGTCTCAAGGACACCCGCACGGGCGACACGCTGAGCGACCTCAACAAGCCGGTCATTCTCGAGCGCATGGAGTTCCCCGAACCCGTGATCGAGATCGCCATCGAGCCGAAATCGAAAGCCGATCAGGAAAAGCTCGGCGTCGCTTTGGCGAAGCTCGCGGCGGAGGACCCGTCCTTCCGCGTCTCGACAGACCAGGAATCCGGCCAGACCATCCTTAAGGGGATGGGCGAACTTCATCTCGACATCAAGGTCGACATCCTGCGCCGCACCTACAAGGTGGACGCCAATATCGGCGCGCCGCAGGTCGCTTATCGCGAGCGTCTGACGCGCCGGGTCGAGAAGGATTATACGCACAAGAAGCAGACCGGCGGCACCGGCCAATTCGCCCGCGTGATCATTGTCTTCGAGCCGAATGAGCTTGGCGCAGGCAACACCTTCGAATCAAAGGTCGTCGGCGGCTCGGTGCCGAAGGAGTTCATTCCCGGCGTCGAAAAGGGCATCAACAGCGTCATGGGGTCCGGCGTTCTCGCTGGCTTCCCAGTCGTCGACGTCAAGGCGACGCTGATCGACGGCGGCTTTCACGACGTCGATTCATCGGTGCTCGCCTTCGAAATCGCCTCGCGCGCGGCCTTCCGCGAGGCGCTGCGCGAAGGCGGCTCGGTGCTGCTCGAGCCGATCATGAAGGTCGAGGTGACGACGCCCGAGGATTATACGGGCTCCGTTATGGGCGATCTCCTTGGTCGACGTGGTCAGGTTCAGGGCCAGGACATGCGCGGCAATGCGGTGGTCATCAATGCGATGGTCCCGCTCGCCAACATGTTTGGCTACGTCAATCAGTTGCGGTCCTTCAGCCAGGGCCGTGCCAATTACACCATGCAATTCGATCATTATGAACAGGTCCCCGCGGGCGAAGCCGGAAAGATTCAAGCCAAATACGCTTGA
- a CDS encoding 30S ribosomal protein S10 — MNGQNIRIRLKAFDHRILDSSTREIVSTAKRTGAQVRGPIPLPTKIEKFTVNRSPHVDKKSREQFEIRTHKRVLDIVDPTPQTVDALMKLDLAAGVDVEIKL, encoded by the coding sequence ATGAACGGCCAGAATATTCGCATTCGCCTTAAGGCATTCGATCATCGAATCCTCGATTCCTCGACACGGGAAATCGTGTCGACGGCGAAGCGGACGGGAGCACAAGTGCGTGGTCCGATTCCGCTGCCGACCAAGATCGAAAAATTCACGGTCAACCGTTCGCCGCATGTCGATAAGAAATCGCGCGAACAGTTTGAAATAAGGACTCATAAGAGGGTTCTCGACATTGTCGATCCGACGCCGCAAACGGTGGATGCTTTGATGAAGCTCGATCTCGCTGCCGGTGTCGATGTGGAGATCAAGCTTTAG
- a CDS encoding 30S ribosomal protein S19 encodes MARSIWKGPFVDGYLLKKAENSRNSGRSEIIKIWSRRSTILPQFVGLTFGVYNGHKHVPVSVTEDMIGHKFGEFSPTRTFHGHAADKKAKRG; translated from the coding sequence ATGGCTCGCTCGATCTGGAAAGGCCCCTTCGTTGACGGCTATCTGCTCAAGAAGGCAGAGAACTCGCGCAATTCGGGGCGGTCTGAAATCATCAAGATCTGGAGTCGCCGCTCGACGATCTTGCCGCAATTCGTCGGTCTCACCTTCGGAGTCTACAACGGCCATAAGCACGTGCCTGTCTCCGTAACCGAAGACATGATTGGCCATAAATTCGGTGAATTTTCCCCGACTCGGACCTTCCACGGTCACGCAGCGGACAAAAAAGCCAAGCGAGGCTGA
- a CDS encoding 50S ribosomal protein L29 has product MKQKQRWSDLKVMSKDQLEQEILNLKKEQFNLRFQRATGQLENTSRVRVVRRDVARVKTLAAQKRNEQGK; this is encoded by the coding sequence ATGAAACAGAAACAGCGTTGGTCGGACCTTAAGGTGATGTCCAAGGACCAGCTTGAGCAAGAGATTTTGAACCTCAAGAAGGAGCAGTTCAATCTGCGCTTTCAGCGGGCCACGGGGCAGCTTGAAAATACGTCGCGGGTGCGGGTCGTCCGGCGGGATGTCGCCCGCGTCAAGACGCTGGCTGCGCAAAAGCGGAACGAACAAGGTAAATAA
- a CDS encoding 50S ribosomal protein L22 — protein sequence MSKEKTPRALKENEAKAVARMLRVSPQKLNLLAQLIRGKKVDKALADLEFSRKRSAYDVKKTLESAIANAENNHSLDVDDLIVAEAYVGKAMIMKRFSPRARGRSGRIQKPFANLTIVVRETGAAAASQA from the coding sequence ATGTCCAAGGAGAAAACGCCGCGCGCGCTGAAAGAAAACGAAGCCAAGGCGGTTGCCCGCATGCTTCGGGTCAGCCCCCAGAAGTTGAATCTTCTCGCCCAGTTGATCCGGGGGAAGAAGGTCGACAAGGCCCTGGCCGACCTTGAATTTTCGCGCAAGCGCAGCGCTTACGATGTGAAAAAGACGCTGGAAAGCGCGATCGCCAATGCCGAGAACAACCACAGTCTCGACGTCGACGACCTCATCGTGGCCGAAGCTTATGTCGGCAAGGCGATGATCATGAAGCGCTTCAGTCCGCGGGCGCGGGGACGCTCGGGCCGTATCCAGAAGCCGTTCGCGAATTTAACGATTGTCGTCCGGGAAACCGGCGCCGCCGCCGCGTCTCAGGCCTGA
- a CDS encoding 50S ribosomal protein L3, whose product MRSGVIAQKLGMTRVFTGAGEHVPVTVLKLDGCQVVAHRTKDRNGYTAVQLGIGHAKVKNVSKAERGRFAVAKVEPKLKLAEFRVEDDALIPVGAEITADHFVVGQFVDVTGTSTGKGFAGAMKRWNFGGLRATHGVSISHRSHGSTGGRQDPGKTFKNKKMAGHLGTERVTTLNLRVVELDIERGLILVEGAVPGTSGGWIYVRDAIKKALPKDAPKPGKFRMTDAASGGAAEQATEASS is encoded by the coding sequence ATGCGATCAGGTGTCATCGCGCAAAAGCTTGGCATGACCCGCGTCTTTACTGGCGCCGGGGAACATGTGCCGGTTACGGTGTTGAAGCTCGATGGCTGTCAGGTCGTTGCGCACCGGACCAAGGATCGCAATGGCTATACCGCGGTCCAGCTTGGGATCGGGCATGCCAAGGTTAAGAACGTGTCGAAGGCCGAGCGTGGACGCTTTGCCGTTGCCAAGGTCGAGCCGAAGCTTAAGCTGGCCGAGTTTCGCGTTGAGGATGACGCTTTGATTCCGGTCGGCGCCGAGATCACGGCGGATCATTTTGTGGTCGGCCAATTTGTCGATGTGACGGGCACGAGCACGGGTAAGGGCTTTGCCGGCGCCATGAAACGCTGGAACTTCGGTGGCTTGCGGGCAACCCATGGCGTGTCGATCTCGCACCGCTCGCATGGTTCAACCGGCGGCAGGCAGGATCCGGGCAAGACCTTCAAGAACAAGAAAATGGCCGGTCATCTCGGCACCGAGCGAGTGACGACCTTGAACCTGCGGGTGGTCGAACTCGACATCGAGCGCGGACTGATCCTCGTCGAAGGCGCTGTGCCTGGGACCTCCGGCGGATGGATCTATGTCCGCGACGCGATCAAAAAGGCGCTTCCCAAGGACGCGCCGAAGCCCGGCAAATTTCGGATGACCGACGCTGCCTCGGGTGGTGCGGCTGAGCAAGCGACAGAGGCCAGTTCATGA
- a CDS encoding 30S ribosomal protein S3, producing MGQKVNPIGLRLGINRTWDSRWFAGKVEYGKLLHEDMEIRATLMKTLKQAAISKIIIERPHKKCRVTIHSARPGVVIGKKGADIDKIRKLVAKMTDSEVLINIVEVRKPEVDATLVADSIAQQLERRVAFRRAMKRAVQSAMRLGAEGIRINCSGRLGGAEIARLEWYREGRVPLHTLRADVDYGTATAHTAYGTCGIKVWIFKGEILEHDPMAQDKKMAEQDHSGGGGGDRRRRDRDAA from the coding sequence ATGGGACAGAAAGTCAATCCGATCGGCTTGCGGCTGGGCATCAACCGGACCTGGGACTCCCGCTGGTTTGCCGGCAAGGTTGAGTATGGAAAGCTGCTGCACGAGGATATGGAAATTCGGGCGACTTTGATGAAGACGCTCAAGCAGGCGGCGATCTCCAAGATCATTATCGAACGGCCCCATAAAAAGTGCCGTGTCACCATTCATTCGGCGCGTCCGGGTGTCGTGATCGGCAAAAAGGGCGCCGACATCGACAAGATCCGCAAGCTCGTCGCGAAGATGACCGATTCCGAGGTGCTGATTAACATCGTCGAAGTTCGCAAGCCCGAGGTCGACGCAACCCTTGTTGCCGACTCCATCGCCCAGCAACTGGAACGCCGGGTTGCCTTCCGCCGCGCCATGAAGCGGGCGGTGCAATCCGCCATGAGGCTTGGCGCGGAAGGCATCAGGATCAATTGCTCCGGCCGGCTCGGCGGGGCGGAAATCGCCCGGCTGGAATGGTACCGCGAGGGACGCGTGCCCTTGCACACGCTCCGCGCCGACGTCGATTACGGAACCGCGACTGCCCACACGGCCTATGGCACCTGCGGGATCAAGGTCTGGATTTTCAAGGGTGAAATTCTCGAACACGATCCGATGGCGCAAGATAAGAAAATGGCGGAACAGGATCATTCCGGCGGTGGTGGTGGCGACCGACGCCGTCGCGATCGCGATGCTGCCTGA
- a CDS encoding 50S ribosomal protein L23, which translates to MSSAKLAHDAHHYDVIVAPIITEKATLASEANQVIFKVRKTATKPEIKAAVERLFDVKVTNVNTLIRKGKRKTFKGTRGVQSDVKKAIVTLAEGHKIDVTTGL; encoded by the coding sequence ATGAGCTCGGCGAAACTCGCACATGATGCGCATCATTACGACGTGATTGTCGCCCCGATCATTACGGAAAAGGCGACTCTTGCGTCGGAAGCAAACCAGGTGATTTTCAAGGTTCGCAAGACCGCGACGAAGCCGGAGATCAAAGCGGCCGTCGAGCGGCTGTTCGATGTCAAGGTAACAAACGTCAACACGCTCATCCGCAAGGGCAAGAGAAAGACGTTCAAGGGCACGCGGGGCGTCCAGTCGGACGTCAAGAAGGCCATTGTGACCCTCGCCGAGGGCCACAAGATCGACGTTACGACCGGACTTTGA
- a CDS encoding 50S ribosomal protein L2, giving the protein MALKTFKPVTPSLRQLVIVDRSGLYKGKPLKKLTEGKSESGGRNNNGRITVRFRGGGHKQSYRIVDFKRRKLDIPAKVERIEYDPNRTAFIALIRYADDELSYIVAPQRLSVGDEVISGMQVDVKPGNAMALANVPVGTIVHNIEMKVGKGAAMVRSAGTYAQVVGRDQGYVIIRLNSGEQRLIHGQCFATVGAVSNPDHMNISIGKAGRSRWLGRRPHNRGVTMNPVDHPHGGGEGRTSGGRHPVTPWGKPTKGKKTRTNKSTTKFIVTSRHKSKKKG; this is encoded by the coding sequence ATGGCACTGAAAACGTTCAAACCGGTCACGCCGAGCCTTCGCCAGCTTGTCATCGTCGATCGCAGCGGCCTCTACAAAGGCAAGCCGCTGAAGAAGCTGACCGAGGGCAAGTCGGAATCCGGCGGCCGGAACAATAACGGCCGTATTACCGTGCGCTTTCGTGGCGGTGGTCATAAGCAAAGCTACCGGATCGTGGATTTCAAGCGCCGCAAGCTTGATATTCCCGCCAAGGTGGAACGGATCGAATATGATCCCAACCGGACCGCTTTCATCGCGCTCATTCGTTACGCGGATGACGAACTCTCCTATATCGTCGCACCGCAGCGCCTTTCCGTCGGCGACGAGGTGATTTCCGGCATGCAGGTCGACGTGAAGCCGGGCAATGCGATGGCGCTTGCCAATGTCCCGGTCGGCACGATCGTCCATAATATCGAGATGAAGGTCGGCAAGGGCGCCGCCATGGTGCGTTCGGCGGGGACCTATGCGCAGGTTGTCGGCCGCGACCAGGGCTATGTCATCATCCGCCTCAACTCCGGCGAGCAAAGGCTCATTCACGGCCAATGTTTTGCGACAGTCGGCGCGGTATCCAATCCGGACCACATGAATATTTCGATCGGCAAGGCGGGACGCAGCCGCTGGCTCGGGCGCAGACCGCATAATCGCGGCGTGACCATGAACCCCGTCGATCATCCGCACGGCGGCGGCGAAGGCCGGACGTCCGGCGGACGCCATCCAGTTACGCCCTGGGGCAAGCCGACCAAGGGCAAGAAGACCAGAACCAATAAGTCCACCACCAAATTCATCGTGACCTCGCGTCACAAAAGCAAGAAGAAGGGCTAA
- a CDS encoding 30S ribosomal protein S7 encodes MSRRHSAEKREVIPDAKFGDVILTKFMNSIMYDGKKSIAEAIVYDAFDIIEQKTRTEPLSVFKQALDNVAPAIEVRSRRVGGATYQVPVEVRTERRQALAIRWIIIAARGRNDKTMVDRLSAELMDAANNRGNAVKKREDTHRMAEANRAFSHYRW; translated from the coding sequence ATGTCGCGCCGACATAGCGCCGAAAAGCGGGAAGTCATTCCGGACGCCAAGTTCGGGGATGTCATTCTGACCAAGTTCATGAATTCGATCATGTACGACGGCAAGAAGTCGATCGCCGAGGCGATCGTCTACGATGCCTTCGACATCATCGAGCAGAAGACTCGGACGGAGCCGCTGTCGGTCTTTAAACAGGCTTTGGATAATGTCGCTCCGGCCATCGAGGTTCGCTCGCGCCGGGTCGGCGGAGCCACCTATCAGGTTCCGGTTGAAGTGCGGACGGAGCGGCGCCAGGCGCTTGCCATTCGCTGGATCATCATCGCCGCGCGCGGTCGCAACGACAAGACGATGGTCGATCGGCTTTCGGCGGAGTTGATGGACGCAGCCAATAATCGCGGCAACGCGGTCAAGAAGCGGGAAGACACGCATCGGATGGCGGAAGCCAACCGCGCCTTCTCGCATTATCGTTGGTAG
- a CDS encoding 50S ribosomal protein L4 yields the protein MKIDMTSLDGEIAGSIDLDDAIFGLVPREDLIARMVRYQLAKRRAGTHQTLGRADIWRTGKKLYKQKGTGSARHGSARVPQFRGGGRAFGPVVRSHAHDLPKKLRALALKHALSAKAQDGGIIVWQAASAADAKTKTLKASFAKLGLTNALIIDGAQPEANFCLAARNIPQIDVLPVQGINVYDILRRDKLVLTKAAIDALEARFK from the coding sequence ATGAAAATCGACATGACCTCACTTGATGGTGAAATCGCAGGTTCGATCGACCTCGACGATGCTATTTTCGGACTCGTTCCGCGCGAGGATCTGATCGCGCGCATGGTCCGCTATCAGCTCGCCAAACGCCGCGCCGGCACGCATCAGACCCTCGGCCGCGCGGATATTTGGCGCACCGGCAAGAAATTATATAAGCAGAAGGGCACCGGCTCGGCACGTCATGGGTCGGCGCGAGTCCCGCAGTTTCGCGGCGGCGGCCGGGCCTTTGGCCCGGTGGTGCGTTCGCATGCGCATGATCTGCCGAAGAAGCTGCGCGCTCTGGCCCTTAAACATGCGCTTTCCGCTAAGGCTCAAGATGGCGGGATCATTGTTTGGCAGGCGGCGAGCGCCGCGGATGCGAAGACAAAAACTCTCAAGGCGAGTTTTGCCAAGCTCGGCCTCACCAATGCCCTGATCATCGACGGCGCCCAGCCCGAGGCGAATTTTTGCCTCGCTGCGCGCAACATCCCACAAATCGACGTGCTGCCGGTTCAAGGCATCAATGTCTACGACATTCTCCGCCGCGATAAGCTGGTCTTGACGAAAGCGGCGATCGATGCCCTGGAGGCGCGCTTCAAATGA
- the tuf gene encoding elongation factor Tu: MGKEKFQRTKPHCNIGTIGHVDHGKTSLTAAITKVLAETGGATYTAYDQIDKAPEEKARGITISTAHVEYETKNRHYAHVDCPGHADYVKNMITGAAQMDGAILVVSAADGPMPQTREHILLARQVGVPALVVFMNKVDMVDDAELLELVELEVRELLSKYDFPGDDIPITKGSALCALEGRNPEIGHDAVLKLMETVDAYIPQPERPIDQPFLMPVEDVFSISGRGTVVTGRVERGIVKVGEEIEIVGLKPTVKTTVTGVEMFRKLLDQGQAGDNIGALLRGTKREDVERGQVLCKPGSVKPHTKFKAEAYILTKDEGGRHTPFFTNYRPQFYFRTTDVTGVVTLPEGTEMVMPGDNVTMDVELIVPIAMEEKLRFAIREGGRTVGAGVVASITE, encoded by the coding sequence ATGGGCAAGGAAAAATTCCAGCGGACAAAGCCGCATTGCAATATCGGAACGATTGGTCACGTCGACCATGGCAAGACGTCGCTGACCGCGGCGATTACCAAGGTCTTGGCTGAGACCGGGGGAGCGACTTATACCGCCTATGATCAGATCGACAAGGCGCCGGAAGAGAAGGCGCGCGGGATCACGATCTCGACGGCGCATGTCGAATATGAAACCAAGAACCGGCACTATGCCCATGTCGATTGTCCCGGCCACGCCGACTATGTGAAAAACATGATCACCGGTGCGGCGCAGATGGACGGCGCCATTCTGGTCGTTTCGGCGGCGGACGGTCCGATGCCGCAAACGCGTGAACATATTCTGCTGGCCCGGCAGGTCGGCGTCCCCGCGCTGGTCGTGTTCATGAACAAGGTCGACATGGTCGACGATGCCGAGCTTCTGGAGCTCGTCGAGCTCGAAGTTCGCGAGCTGCTGTCGAAGTATGATTTTCCCGGCGACGATATTCCGATCACCAAGGGTTCGGCCCTGTGCGCCCTCGAAGGCCGCAATCCGGAAATCGGCCATGATGCTGTTTTGAAGCTGATGGAGACGGTGGACGCCTATATTCCGCAGCCGGAGCGTCCGATCGATCAGCCCTTCCTGATGCCGGTCGAGGACGTGTTCTCGATCTCCGGCCGCGGCACGGTGGTCACCGGGCGGGTCGAGCGCGGCATCGTCAAGGTCGGTGAGGAAATCGAGATTGTTGGCTTGAAGCCGACGGTGAAAACGACGGTGACCGGAGTCGAGATGTTCCGCAAACTGCTCGATCAGGGGCAGGCGGGTGACAATATCGGCGCGCTTCTGCGCGGCACCAAGCGCGAGGATGTCGAGCGCGGCCAGGTGCTCTGCAAGCCGGGCTCGGTGAAACCGCACACCAAGTTCAAGGCGGAAGCCTATATTCTGACCAAGGACGAAGGCGGCCGCCACACGCCATTTTTCACCAACTACCGGCCGCAGTTTTATTTCCGCACCACGGATGTGACCGGGGTCGTGACCTTGCCGGAAGGCACCGAAATGGTGATGCCCGGCGATAATGTGACGATGGATGTCGAATTGATCGTTCCGATCGCCATGGAGGAGAAGCTGCGCTTCGCCATCCGTGAAGGCGGCCGGACCGTTGGCGCCGGCGTCGTCGCCTCGATCACCGAATAG
- a CDS encoding 30S ribosomal protein S17, giving the protein MPKRILQGVVVSDKQEKTIVVKVERRFTHPLLKKTVRRSKNYHAHDETKAHKIGDTVSIEETKPISKLKRWIVVPAAVK; this is encoded by the coding sequence ATGCCGAAGCGAATTCTCCAGGGTGTCGTGGTGAGCGACAAGCAAGAAAAGACGATCGTCGTCAAGGTCGAGCGCCGCTTTACTCATCCGCTGTTGAAGAAGACGGTTCGGCGCTCGAAGAATTATCACGCGCATGACGAGACGAAGGCGCACAAGATCGGCGATACGGTATCGATTGAAGAGACCAAGCCGATCTCGAAGCTGAAGCGCTGGATCGTGGTGCCGGCCGCAGTGAAATGA
- a CDS encoding 50S ribosomal protein L16 produces MLQPKRTKFRKAFKGRIRGASKAGFELNFGQFGLKALEPERITARQIEAARRAMTRHMRRAGRVWIRIFPDVPVSKKPTEVRMGKGKGAPEFWACRVAPGRIMFELDGVSVELAREALLLAAAKLPIKTRFIQRIVE; encoded by the coding sequence ATGCTGCAACCCAAGCGCACAAAATTTCGAAAGGCCTTCAAGGGCCGCATTCGCGGCGCCTCGAAAGCTGGTTTCGAGTTGAATTTCGGGCAGTTCGGCCTCAAGGCGCTCGAACCCGAAAGGATCACCGCGCGTCAGATCGAGGCGGCTCGCCGCGCGATGACCCGTCATATGCGCCGAGCCGGCCGCGTCTGGATCCGGATTTTTCCGGATGTGCCGGTCTCGAAAAAGCCGACCGAAGTTCGAATGGGCAAGGGCAAGGGCGCGCCGGAATTTTGGGCCTGCCGGGTCGCACCGGGCCGGATCATGTTCGAGCTGGACGGGGTTTCGGTCGAGCTCGCCCGCGAAGCGCTTTTGCTGGCGGCTGCGAAACTTCCGATCAAGACACGCTTCATCCAGCGGATTGTCGAGTAG